A genomic region of Saccopteryx bilineata isolate mSacBil1 chromosome 1, mSacBil1_pri_phased_curated, whole genome shotgun sequence contains the following coding sequences:
- the RAB3IL1 gene encoding guanine nucleotide exchange factor for Rab-3A isoform X1, which yields MNPREECARCPARGTCPVYLALRSGTARYAPSGLGPALEGNLGEESRDTHSQPHLDEGHPPPLEAVPIPWKSVGSCKSLRETLGGLVETSAGEEPQGEESAAAARLDVARLRSSSVEIREKGSEFLKEELHKAQKELKLKDEECERLSKVREQLEQELEELTASLFEEAHKMVREANMKQAASEKQLKEARGKIDMLQAEVTALKTLVITSTPASPNRELHPQLLSPTKAAPRKGHLRHKSTSSALCPVVCPAASHILTPDKEGKEPGLPALLSLLLCVVPSRAVHLTYEPAWPLPPGEPPAAPTSAPCLSFSRQVDTTLFAEFQAWRESPTLDKTSPFLERVYREDVGPCLDFTMQELSALVRAAVEDNTLTIEPVASQTLPAVKVAAVEYGSTNGFRAPIDITCALSGLARACRHRIRLGDSESHYYISPSSRARITAVCNFFTYIRYIQQGLVRQDGGLGPGPGLKWPQSWSRHLPQDGQTDGKTGSWSQP from the exons ATGAACCCCCGTGAGGAATGCGCCAGATGCCCTGCCCGGGGGACGTGCCCAGTGTACCTGGCGCTGCGCTCAGGGACTGCCCGCTATGCCCCGTCAGGTCTAGGCCCTGCACTTGAGGGGAACTTGGGAGAGGAGTCCAGGGACACacacag CCAGCCCCACCTGGACGAGGGCCACCCACCACCTCTTGAAGCTGTCCCGATTCCCTGGAAGAGTGTGGGCTCCTGCAAAAGCCTCAGGGAGACCCTGGGAGGCCTAGTAGAGACCTCTGCCGGGGAGGAGCCCCAAGGTGAGGAGAGCGCTGCAGCCGCCAGGCTGGACGTGGCACGCCTGCGCAGCTCGTCCGTGGAGATCCGCGAGAAGGGCTCggagttcctgaaggaggagCTGCACAAAGCCCAGAAG GAGCTAAAGCTGAAGGATGAGGAGTGTGAGCGGCTGTCCAAGGTCCGGGAGCAGCTGGAACAGGAGCTGGAGGAGCTGACAGCCAGCCTGTTCGAG GAAGCCCACAAGATGGTTCGGGAAGCCAACATGAAGCAGGCAGCATCGGAAAAGCAGCTGAAAGAGGCTCGGGGCAAG ATCGACATGCTGCAGGCAGAGGTGACGGCCCTGAAGACGCTGGTCATCACGTCCACACCAGCCTCTCCCAACCGCGAGCTCCACCCGCAGCTGCTGAGCCCCACCAAGGCCGCGCCCCGCAAGGGCCACTTGCGTCATAAGAGCACCAGCAGCGCCCTCTGCCCCGTCGTGTGCCCTGCTGCGAGCCACATCCTCACCCCGGACAAGGAGGGCAAAGAG CCCGGGCTGCCCgccctcctctccctgctcctctgtgTGGTCCCCAGCAGGGCGGTTCACCTGACCTACGAGCCGGCCTGGCCGCTCCCGCCTGGGGAGCCCCCCGCAGCCCCCACCTCCGctccctgtctctccttttcTCGGCAG GTGGACACAACCCTGTTTGCAGAGTTTCAGGCCTGGCGGGAATCGCCCACCTTGGACAAGACCAGCCCCTTCCTCGAAAGGGTATACCGGGAGGACGTGGGCCCGTGCCTGGACTTCACCATGCAGGAG CTCTCGGCGCTGGTTCGGGCCGCCGTGGAGGACAACACGCTCACCATCGAGCCCGTGGCCTCACAGACACTGCCCGCCGTGAAGGTGGCCGCCGTCGAGTACGGCAGCACCAA TGGGTTCCGGGCCCCGATTGACAT cacatgtgccctgagcgggTTGGCCCGTGCCTGTCGTCACCGAATCCGGCTCGGGGACTCCGAGAGCCACTACTACATCTCACCATCTTCCCGGGCCAGG ATCACTGCTGTGTGCAACTTCTTCACCTACATCCGCTACATCCAGCAAGGCCTGGTGCGGCAGGACG
- the RAB3IL1 gene encoding guanine nucleotide exchange factor for Rab-3A isoform X4 produces MNPREECARCPARGTCPVYLALRSGTARYAPSGLGPALEGNLGEESRDTHSQPHLDEGHPPPLEAVPIPWKSVGSCKSLRETLGGLVETSAGEEPQGEESAAAARLDVARLRSSSVEIREKGSEFLKEELHKAQKELKLKDEECERLSKVREQLEQELEELTASLFEEAHKMVREANMKQAASEKQLKEARGKIDMLQAEVTALKTLVITSTPASPNRELHPQLLSPTKAAPRKGHLRHKSTSSALCPVVCPAASHILTPDKEGKEPGLPALLSLLLCVVPSRAVHLTYEPAWPLPPGEPPAAPTSAPCLSFSRQVDTTLFAEFQAWRESPTLDKTSPFLERVYREDVGPCLDFTMQELSALVRAAVEDNTLTIEPVASQTLPAVKVAAVEYGSTNGFRAPIDITCALSGLARACRHRIRLGDSESHYYISPSSRARITAVCNFFTYIRYIQQGLVRQDEPVFWEIMRLRKEMALAKLGFFPQEA; encoded by the exons ATGAACCCCCGTGAGGAATGCGCCAGATGCCCTGCCCGGGGGACGTGCCCAGTGTACCTGGCGCTGCGCTCAGGGACTGCCCGCTATGCCCCGTCAGGTCTAGGCCCTGCACTTGAGGGGAACTTGGGAGAGGAGTCCAGGGACACacacag CCAGCCCCACCTGGACGAGGGCCACCCACCACCTCTTGAAGCTGTCCCGATTCCCTGGAAGAGTGTGGGCTCCTGCAAAAGCCTCAGGGAGACCCTGGGAGGCCTAGTAGAGACCTCTGCCGGGGAGGAGCCCCAAGGTGAGGAGAGCGCTGCAGCCGCCAGGCTGGACGTGGCACGCCTGCGCAGCTCGTCCGTGGAGATCCGCGAGAAGGGCTCggagttcctgaaggaggagCTGCACAAAGCCCAGAAG GAGCTAAAGCTGAAGGATGAGGAGTGTGAGCGGCTGTCCAAGGTCCGGGAGCAGCTGGAACAGGAGCTGGAGGAGCTGACAGCCAGCCTGTTCGAG GAAGCCCACAAGATGGTTCGGGAAGCCAACATGAAGCAGGCAGCATCGGAAAAGCAGCTGAAAGAGGCTCGGGGCAAG ATCGACATGCTGCAGGCAGAGGTGACGGCCCTGAAGACGCTGGTCATCACGTCCACACCAGCCTCTCCCAACCGCGAGCTCCACCCGCAGCTGCTGAGCCCCACCAAGGCCGCGCCCCGCAAGGGCCACTTGCGTCATAAGAGCACCAGCAGCGCCCTCTGCCCCGTCGTGTGCCCTGCTGCGAGCCACATCCTCACCCCGGACAAGGAGGGCAAAGAG CCCGGGCTGCCCgccctcctctccctgctcctctgtgTGGTCCCCAGCAGGGCGGTTCACCTGACCTACGAGCCGGCCTGGCCGCTCCCGCCTGGGGAGCCCCCCGCAGCCCCCACCTCCGctccctgtctctccttttcTCGGCAG GTGGACACAACCCTGTTTGCAGAGTTTCAGGCCTGGCGGGAATCGCCCACCTTGGACAAGACCAGCCCCTTCCTCGAAAGGGTATACCGGGAGGACGTGGGCCCGTGCCTGGACTTCACCATGCAGGAG CTCTCGGCGCTGGTTCGGGCCGCCGTGGAGGACAACACGCTCACCATCGAGCCCGTGGCCTCACAGACACTGCCCGCCGTGAAGGTGGCCGCCGTCGAGTACGGCAGCACCAA TGGGTTCCGGGCCCCGATTGACAT cacatgtgccctgagcgggTTGGCCCGTGCCTGTCGTCACCGAATCCGGCTCGGGGACTCCGAGAGCCACTACTACATCTCACCATCTTCCCGGGCCAGG ATCACTGCTGTGTGCAACTTCTTCACCTACATCCGCTACATCCAGCAAGGCCTGGTGCGGCAGGACG
- the RAB3IL1 gene encoding guanine nucleotide exchange factor for Rab-3A isoform X2 — protein MNPREECARCPARGTCPVYLALRSGTARYAPSGLGPALEGNLGEESRDTHSQPHLDEGHPPPLEAVPIPWKSVGSCKSLRETLGGLVETSAGEEPQGEESAAAARLDVARLRSSSVEIREKGSEFLKEELHKAQKELKLKDEECERLSKVREQLEQELEELTASLFEEAHKMVREANMKQAASEKQLKEARGKIDMLQAEVTALKTLVITSTPASPNRELHPQLLSPTKAAPRKGHLRHKSTSSALCPVVCPAASHILTPDKEGKEPGLPALLSLLLCVVPSRAVHLTYEPAWPLPPGEPPAAPTSAPCLSFSRQVDTTLFAEFQAWRESPTLDKTSPFLERVYREDVGPCLDFTMQELSALVRAAVEDNTLTIEPVASQTLPAVKVAAVEYGSTNGFRAPIDITCALSGLARACRHRIRLGDSESHYYISPSSRARITAVCNFFTYIRYIQQGLVRQDAEPVFWEIMRLRKEMALAKLGFFPQEA, from the exons ATGAACCCCCGTGAGGAATGCGCCAGATGCCCTGCCCGGGGGACGTGCCCAGTGTACCTGGCGCTGCGCTCAGGGACTGCCCGCTATGCCCCGTCAGGTCTAGGCCCTGCACTTGAGGGGAACTTGGGAGAGGAGTCCAGGGACACacacag CCAGCCCCACCTGGACGAGGGCCACCCACCACCTCTTGAAGCTGTCCCGATTCCCTGGAAGAGTGTGGGCTCCTGCAAAAGCCTCAGGGAGACCCTGGGAGGCCTAGTAGAGACCTCTGCCGGGGAGGAGCCCCAAGGTGAGGAGAGCGCTGCAGCCGCCAGGCTGGACGTGGCACGCCTGCGCAGCTCGTCCGTGGAGATCCGCGAGAAGGGCTCggagttcctgaaggaggagCTGCACAAAGCCCAGAAG GAGCTAAAGCTGAAGGATGAGGAGTGTGAGCGGCTGTCCAAGGTCCGGGAGCAGCTGGAACAGGAGCTGGAGGAGCTGACAGCCAGCCTGTTCGAG GAAGCCCACAAGATGGTTCGGGAAGCCAACATGAAGCAGGCAGCATCGGAAAAGCAGCTGAAAGAGGCTCGGGGCAAG ATCGACATGCTGCAGGCAGAGGTGACGGCCCTGAAGACGCTGGTCATCACGTCCACACCAGCCTCTCCCAACCGCGAGCTCCACCCGCAGCTGCTGAGCCCCACCAAGGCCGCGCCCCGCAAGGGCCACTTGCGTCATAAGAGCACCAGCAGCGCCCTCTGCCCCGTCGTGTGCCCTGCTGCGAGCCACATCCTCACCCCGGACAAGGAGGGCAAAGAG CCCGGGCTGCCCgccctcctctccctgctcctctgtgTGGTCCCCAGCAGGGCGGTTCACCTGACCTACGAGCCGGCCTGGCCGCTCCCGCCTGGGGAGCCCCCCGCAGCCCCCACCTCCGctccctgtctctccttttcTCGGCAG GTGGACACAACCCTGTTTGCAGAGTTTCAGGCCTGGCGGGAATCGCCCACCTTGGACAAGACCAGCCCCTTCCTCGAAAGGGTATACCGGGAGGACGTGGGCCCGTGCCTGGACTTCACCATGCAGGAG CTCTCGGCGCTGGTTCGGGCCGCCGTGGAGGACAACACGCTCACCATCGAGCCCGTGGCCTCACAGACACTGCCCGCCGTGAAGGTGGCCGCCGTCGAGTACGGCAGCACCAA TGGGTTCCGGGCCCCGATTGACAT cacatgtgccctgagcgggTTGGCCCGTGCCTGTCGTCACCGAATCCGGCTCGGGGACTCCGAGAGCCACTACTACATCTCACCATCTTCCCGGGCCAGG ATCACTGCTGTGTGCAACTTCTTCACCTACATCCGCTACATCCAGCAAGGCCTGGTGCGGCAGGACG
- the RAB3IL1 gene encoding guanine nucleotide exchange factor for Rab-3A isoform X10, translated as MWSGQPHLDEGHPPPLEAVPIPWKSVGSCKSLRETLGGLVETSAGEEPQGEESAAAARLDVARLRSSSVEIREKGSEFLKEELHKAQKELKLKDEECERLSKVREQLEQELEELTASLFEEAHKMVREANMKQAASEKQLKEARGKIDMLQAEVTALKTLVITSTPASPNRELHPQLLSPTKAAPRKGHLRHKSTSSALCPVVCPAASHILTPDKEGKEVDTTLFAEFQAWRESPTLDKTSPFLERVYREDVGPCLDFTMQELSALVRAAVEDNTLTIEPVASQTLPAVKVAAVEYGSTNGFRAPIDITCALSGLARACRHRIRLGDSESHYYISPSSRARITAVCNFFTYIRYIQQGLVRQDAEPVFWEIMRLRKEMALAKLGFFPQEA; from the exons ATGTGGAGCGG CCAGCCCCACCTGGACGAGGGCCACCCACCACCTCTTGAAGCTGTCCCGATTCCCTGGAAGAGTGTGGGCTCCTGCAAAAGCCTCAGGGAGACCCTGGGAGGCCTAGTAGAGACCTCTGCCGGGGAGGAGCCCCAAGGTGAGGAGAGCGCTGCAGCCGCCAGGCTGGACGTGGCACGCCTGCGCAGCTCGTCCGTGGAGATCCGCGAGAAGGGCTCggagttcctgaaggaggagCTGCACAAAGCCCAGAAG GAGCTAAAGCTGAAGGATGAGGAGTGTGAGCGGCTGTCCAAGGTCCGGGAGCAGCTGGAACAGGAGCTGGAGGAGCTGACAGCCAGCCTGTTCGAG GAAGCCCACAAGATGGTTCGGGAAGCCAACATGAAGCAGGCAGCATCGGAAAAGCAGCTGAAAGAGGCTCGGGGCAAG ATCGACATGCTGCAGGCAGAGGTGACGGCCCTGAAGACGCTGGTCATCACGTCCACACCAGCCTCTCCCAACCGCGAGCTCCACCCGCAGCTGCTGAGCCCCACCAAGGCCGCGCCCCGCAAGGGCCACTTGCGTCATAAGAGCACCAGCAGCGCCCTCTGCCCCGTCGTGTGCCCTGCTGCGAGCCACATCCTCACCCCGGACAAGGAGGGCAAAGAG GTGGACACAACCCTGTTTGCAGAGTTTCAGGCCTGGCGGGAATCGCCCACCTTGGACAAGACCAGCCCCTTCCTCGAAAGGGTATACCGGGAGGACGTGGGCCCGTGCCTGGACTTCACCATGCAGGAG CTCTCGGCGCTGGTTCGGGCCGCCGTGGAGGACAACACGCTCACCATCGAGCCCGTGGCCTCACAGACACTGCCCGCCGTGAAGGTGGCCGCCGTCGAGTACGGCAGCACCAA TGGGTTCCGGGCCCCGATTGACAT cacatgtgccctgagcgggTTGGCCCGTGCCTGTCGTCACCGAATCCGGCTCGGGGACTCCGAGAGCCACTACTACATCTCACCATCTTCCCGGGCCAGG ATCACTGCTGTGTGCAACTTCTTCACCTACATCCGCTACATCCAGCAAGGCCTGGTGCGGCAGGACG
- the RAB3IL1 gene encoding guanine nucleotide exchange factor for Rab-3A isoform X9 has product MNPREECARCPARGTCPVYLALRSGTARYAPSGLGPALEGNLGEESRDTHSQPHLDEGHPPPLEAVPIPWKSVGSCKSLRETLGGLVETSAGEEPQGEESAAAARLDVARLRSSSVEIREKGSEFLKEELHKAQKELKLKDEECERLSKVREQLEQELEELTASLFEEAHKMVREANMKQAASEKQLKEARGKIDMLQAEVTALKTLVITSTPASPNRELHPQLLSPTKAAPRKGHLRHKSTSSALCPVVCPAASHILTPDKEGKEVDTTLFAEFQAWRESPTLDKTSPFLERVYREDVGPCLDFTMQELSALVRAAVEDNTLTIEPVASQTLPAVKVAAVEYGSTNTCALSGLARACRHRIRLGDSESHYYISPSSRARITAVCNFFTYIRYIQQGLVRQDAEPVFWEIMRLRKEMALAKLGFFPQEA; this is encoded by the exons ATGAACCCCCGTGAGGAATGCGCCAGATGCCCTGCCCGGGGGACGTGCCCAGTGTACCTGGCGCTGCGCTCAGGGACTGCCCGCTATGCCCCGTCAGGTCTAGGCCCTGCACTTGAGGGGAACTTGGGAGAGGAGTCCAGGGACACacacag CCAGCCCCACCTGGACGAGGGCCACCCACCACCTCTTGAAGCTGTCCCGATTCCCTGGAAGAGTGTGGGCTCCTGCAAAAGCCTCAGGGAGACCCTGGGAGGCCTAGTAGAGACCTCTGCCGGGGAGGAGCCCCAAGGTGAGGAGAGCGCTGCAGCCGCCAGGCTGGACGTGGCACGCCTGCGCAGCTCGTCCGTGGAGATCCGCGAGAAGGGCTCggagttcctgaaggaggagCTGCACAAAGCCCAGAAG GAGCTAAAGCTGAAGGATGAGGAGTGTGAGCGGCTGTCCAAGGTCCGGGAGCAGCTGGAACAGGAGCTGGAGGAGCTGACAGCCAGCCTGTTCGAG GAAGCCCACAAGATGGTTCGGGAAGCCAACATGAAGCAGGCAGCATCGGAAAAGCAGCTGAAAGAGGCTCGGGGCAAG ATCGACATGCTGCAGGCAGAGGTGACGGCCCTGAAGACGCTGGTCATCACGTCCACACCAGCCTCTCCCAACCGCGAGCTCCACCCGCAGCTGCTGAGCCCCACCAAGGCCGCGCCCCGCAAGGGCCACTTGCGTCATAAGAGCACCAGCAGCGCCCTCTGCCCCGTCGTGTGCCCTGCTGCGAGCCACATCCTCACCCCGGACAAGGAGGGCAAAGAG GTGGACACAACCCTGTTTGCAGAGTTTCAGGCCTGGCGGGAATCGCCCACCTTGGACAAGACCAGCCCCTTCCTCGAAAGGGTATACCGGGAGGACGTGGGCCCGTGCCTGGACTTCACCATGCAGGAG CTCTCGGCGCTGGTTCGGGCCGCCGTGGAGGACAACACGCTCACCATCGAGCCCGTGGCCTCACAGACACTGCCCGCCGTGAAGGTGGCCGCCGTCGAGTACGGCAGCACCAA cacatgtgccctgagcgggTTGGCCCGTGCCTGTCGTCACCGAATCCGGCTCGGGGACTCCGAGAGCCACTACTACATCTCACCATCTTCCCGGGCCAGG ATCACTGCTGTGTGCAACTTCTTCACCTACATCCGCTACATCCAGCAAGGCCTGGTGCGGCAGGACG
- the RAB3IL1 gene encoding guanine nucleotide exchange factor for Rab-3A isoform X8 has translation MNPREECARCPARGTCPVYLALRSGTARYAPSGLGPALEGNLGEESRDTHSQPHLDEGHPPPLEAVPIPWKSVGSCKSLRETLGGLVETSAGEEPQGEESAAAARLDVARLRSSSVEIREKGSEFLKEELHKAQKELKLKDEECERLSKVREQLEQELEELTASLFEEAHKMVREANMKQAASEKQLKEARGKIDMLQAEVTALKTLVITSTPASPNRELHPQLLSPTKAAPRKGHLRHKSTSSALCPVVCPAASHILTPDKEGKEVDTTLFAEFQAWRESPTLDKTSPFLERVYREDVGPCLDFTMQELSALVRAAVEDNTLTIEPVASQTLPAVKVAAVEYGSTNTCALSGLARACRHRIRLGDSESHYYISPSSRARITAVCNFFTYIRYIQQGLVRQDGGLGPGPGLKWPQSWSRHLPQDGQTDGKTGSWSQP, from the exons ATGAACCCCCGTGAGGAATGCGCCAGATGCCCTGCCCGGGGGACGTGCCCAGTGTACCTGGCGCTGCGCTCAGGGACTGCCCGCTATGCCCCGTCAGGTCTAGGCCCTGCACTTGAGGGGAACTTGGGAGAGGAGTCCAGGGACACacacag CCAGCCCCACCTGGACGAGGGCCACCCACCACCTCTTGAAGCTGTCCCGATTCCCTGGAAGAGTGTGGGCTCCTGCAAAAGCCTCAGGGAGACCCTGGGAGGCCTAGTAGAGACCTCTGCCGGGGAGGAGCCCCAAGGTGAGGAGAGCGCTGCAGCCGCCAGGCTGGACGTGGCACGCCTGCGCAGCTCGTCCGTGGAGATCCGCGAGAAGGGCTCggagttcctgaaggaggagCTGCACAAAGCCCAGAAG GAGCTAAAGCTGAAGGATGAGGAGTGTGAGCGGCTGTCCAAGGTCCGGGAGCAGCTGGAACAGGAGCTGGAGGAGCTGACAGCCAGCCTGTTCGAG GAAGCCCACAAGATGGTTCGGGAAGCCAACATGAAGCAGGCAGCATCGGAAAAGCAGCTGAAAGAGGCTCGGGGCAAG ATCGACATGCTGCAGGCAGAGGTGACGGCCCTGAAGACGCTGGTCATCACGTCCACACCAGCCTCTCCCAACCGCGAGCTCCACCCGCAGCTGCTGAGCCCCACCAAGGCCGCGCCCCGCAAGGGCCACTTGCGTCATAAGAGCACCAGCAGCGCCCTCTGCCCCGTCGTGTGCCCTGCTGCGAGCCACATCCTCACCCCGGACAAGGAGGGCAAAGAG GTGGACACAACCCTGTTTGCAGAGTTTCAGGCCTGGCGGGAATCGCCCACCTTGGACAAGACCAGCCCCTTCCTCGAAAGGGTATACCGGGAGGACGTGGGCCCGTGCCTGGACTTCACCATGCAGGAG CTCTCGGCGCTGGTTCGGGCCGCCGTGGAGGACAACACGCTCACCATCGAGCCCGTGGCCTCACAGACACTGCCCGCCGTGAAGGTGGCCGCCGTCGAGTACGGCAGCACCAA cacatgtgccctgagcgggTTGGCCCGTGCCTGTCGTCACCGAATCCGGCTCGGGGACTCCGAGAGCCACTACTACATCTCACCATCTTCCCGGGCCAGG ATCACTGCTGTGTGCAACTTCTTCACCTACATCCGCTACATCCAGCAAGGCCTGGTGCGGCAGGACG
- the RAB3IL1 gene encoding guanine nucleotide exchange factor for Rab-3A isoform X7, with the protein MNPREECARCPARGTCPVYLALRSGTARYAPSGLGPALEGNLGEESRDTHSQPHLDEGHPPPLEAVPIPWKSVGSCKSLRETLGGLVETSAGEEPQGEESAAAARLDVARLRSSSVEIREKGSEFLKEELHKAQKELKLKDEECERLSKVREQLEQELEELTASLFEEAHKMVREANMKQAASEKQLKEARGKIDMLQAEVTALKTLVITSTPASPNRELHPQLLSPTKAAPRKGHLRHKSTSSALCPVVCPAASHILTPDKEGKEVDTTLFAEFQAWRESPTLDKTSPFLERVYREDVGPCLDFTMQELSALVRAAVEDNTLTIEPVASQTLPAVKVAAVEYGSTNGFRAPIDITCALSGLARACRHRIRLGDSESHYYISPSSRARITAVCNFFTYIRYIQQGLVRQDGGLGPGPGLKWPQSWSRHLPQDGQTDGKTGSWSQP; encoded by the exons ATGAACCCCCGTGAGGAATGCGCCAGATGCCCTGCCCGGGGGACGTGCCCAGTGTACCTGGCGCTGCGCTCAGGGACTGCCCGCTATGCCCCGTCAGGTCTAGGCCCTGCACTTGAGGGGAACTTGGGAGAGGAGTCCAGGGACACacacag CCAGCCCCACCTGGACGAGGGCCACCCACCACCTCTTGAAGCTGTCCCGATTCCCTGGAAGAGTGTGGGCTCCTGCAAAAGCCTCAGGGAGACCCTGGGAGGCCTAGTAGAGACCTCTGCCGGGGAGGAGCCCCAAGGTGAGGAGAGCGCTGCAGCCGCCAGGCTGGACGTGGCACGCCTGCGCAGCTCGTCCGTGGAGATCCGCGAGAAGGGCTCggagttcctgaaggaggagCTGCACAAAGCCCAGAAG GAGCTAAAGCTGAAGGATGAGGAGTGTGAGCGGCTGTCCAAGGTCCGGGAGCAGCTGGAACAGGAGCTGGAGGAGCTGACAGCCAGCCTGTTCGAG GAAGCCCACAAGATGGTTCGGGAAGCCAACATGAAGCAGGCAGCATCGGAAAAGCAGCTGAAAGAGGCTCGGGGCAAG ATCGACATGCTGCAGGCAGAGGTGACGGCCCTGAAGACGCTGGTCATCACGTCCACACCAGCCTCTCCCAACCGCGAGCTCCACCCGCAGCTGCTGAGCCCCACCAAGGCCGCGCCCCGCAAGGGCCACTTGCGTCATAAGAGCACCAGCAGCGCCCTCTGCCCCGTCGTGTGCCCTGCTGCGAGCCACATCCTCACCCCGGACAAGGAGGGCAAAGAG GTGGACACAACCCTGTTTGCAGAGTTTCAGGCCTGGCGGGAATCGCCCACCTTGGACAAGACCAGCCCCTTCCTCGAAAGGGTATACCGGGAGGACGTGGGCCCGTGCCTGGACTTCACCATGCAGGAG CTCTCGGCGCTGGTTCGGGCCGCCGTGGAGGACAACACGCTCACCATCGAGCCCGTGGCCTCACAGACACTGCCCGCCGTGAAGGTGGCCGCCGTCGAGTACGGCAGCACCAA TGGGTTCCGGGCCCCGATTGACAT cacatgtgccctgagcgggTTGGCCCGTGCCTGTCGTCACCGAATCCGGCTCGGGGACTCCGAGAGCCACTACTACATCTCACCATCTTCCCGGGCCAGG ATCACTGCTGTGTGCAACTTCTTCACCTACATCCGCTACATCCAGCAAGGCCTGGTGCGGCAGGACG
- the RAB3IL1 gene encoding guanine nucleotide exchange factor for Rab-3A isoform X3 — protein sequence MNPREECARCPARGTCPVYLALRSGTARYAPSGLGPALEGNLGEESRDTHSQPHLDEGHPPPLEAVPIPWKSVGSCKSLRETLGGLVETSAGEEPQGEESAAAARLDVARLRSSSVEIREKGSEFLKEELHKAQKELKLKDEECERLSKVREQLEQELEELTASLFEEAHKMVREANMKQAASEKQLKEARGKIDMLQAEVTALKTLVITSTPASPNRELHPQLLSPTKAAPRKGHLRHKSTSSALCPVVCPAASHILTPDKEGKEPGLPALLSLLLCVVPSRAVHLTYEPAWPLPPGEPPAAPTSAPCLSFSRQVDTTLFAEFQAWRESPTLDKTSPFLERVYREDVGPCLDFTMQELSALVRAAVEDNTLTIEPVASQTLPAVKVAAVEYGSTNTCALSGLARACRHRIRLGDSESHYYISPSSRARITAVCNFFTYIRYIQQGLVRQDGGLGPGPGLKWPQSWSRHLPQDGQTDGKTGSWSQP from the exons ATGAACCCCCGTGAGGAATGCGCCAGATGCCCTGCCCGGGGGACGTGCCCAGTGTACCTGGCGCTGCGCTCAGGGACTGCCCGCTATGCCCCGTCAGGTCTAGGCCCTGCACTTGAGGGGAACTTGGGAGAGGAGTCCAGGGACACacacag CCAGCCCCACCTGGACGAGGGCCACCCACCACCTCTTGAAGCTGTCCCGATTCCCTGGAAGAGTGTGGGCTCCTGCAAAAGCCTCAGGGAGACCCTGGGAGGCCTAGTAGAGACCTCTGCCGGGGAGGAGCCCCAAGGTGAGGAGAGCGCTGCAGCCGCCAGGCTGGACGTGGCACGCCTGCGCAGCTCGTCCGTGGAGATCCGCGAGAAGGGCTCggagttcctgaaggaggagCTGCACAAAGCCCAGAAG GAGCTAAAGCTGAAGGATGAGGAGTGTGAGCGGCTGTCCAAGGTCCGGGAGCAGCTGGAACAGGAGCTGGAGGAGCTGACAGCCAGCCTGTTCGAG GAAGCCCACAAGATGGTTCGGGAAGCCAACATGAAGCAGGCAGCATCGGAAAAGCAGCTGAAAGAGGCTCGGGGCAAG ATCGACATGCTGCAGGCAGAGGTGACGGCCCTGAAGACGCTGGTCATCACGTCCACACCAGCCTCTCCCAACCGCGAGCTCCACCCGCAGCTGCTGAGCCCCACCAAGGCCGCGCCCCGCAAGGGCCACTTGCGTCATAAGAGCACCAGCAGCGCCCTCTGCCCCGTCGTGTGCCCTGCTGCGAGCCACATCCTCACCCCGGACAAGGAGGGCAAAGAG CCCGGGCTGCCCgccctcctctccctgctcctctgtgTGGTCCCCAGCAGGGCGGTTCACCTGACCTACGAGCCGGCCTGGCCGCTCCCGCCTGGGGAGCCCCCCGCAGCCCCCACCTCCGctccctgtctctccttttcTCGGCAG GTGGACACAACCCTGTTTGCAGAGTTTCAGGCCTGGCGGGAATCGCCCACCTTGGACAAGACCAGCCCCTTCCTCGAAAGGGTATACCGGGAGGACGTGGGCCCGTGCCTGGACTTCACCATGCAGGAG CTCTCGGCGCTGGTTCGGGCCGCCGTGGAGGACAACACGCTCACCATCGAGCCCGTGGCCTCACAGACACTGCCCGCCGTGAAGGTGGCCGCCGTCGAGTACGGCAGCACCAA cacatgtgccctgagcgggTTGGCCCGTGCCTGTCGTCACCGAATCCGGCTCGGGGACTCCGAGAGCCACTACTACATCTCACCATCTTCCCGGGCCAGG ATCACTGCTGTGTGCAACTTCTTCACCTACATCCGCTACATCCAGCAAGGCCTGGTGCGGCAGGACG